A single region of the Rathayibacter rathayi genome encodes:
- a CDS encoding S8 family peptidase has protein sequence MPIHFTHRPSVRRPDRRILAGLALLGVAATTAFASTGASAVPLAGGASLVGGLSVGQSFDDGDYVVTLVEPSAATYQGTDARFARTAPVEGSQLQAASEPVEDYSAHLERRQQDVASAVDAAIGYHYTVALNGFSASLSGEQAGELANRRDVAQVRKVENLRLDGAARTSPLASAAAGIPAPDTGQQRSTDFLGLEGEDGVWQKLGGVDKAGAGVVVGVIDSGIAPENPSFAGAPLATSPGAAPSTDGTTTSFVKSDGGTFVGSCSPGLPASEQWDGHECNQKLISARWFLGDEKVGSKDNPEYHSPRDAVGHGSHTASTAAGNNGVEASVDGYDYGRISGVAPAAKIAAYKACWNEADNSGTSCSGTGMLAAVDAATKDGVDVINFSIGGGSATTTLSVLDEAFLNAAAAGVFIAVSAGNSGSGASTLDHASPWYTTVAASSIPTSTATATLGDGQKFVGASISVHKDVTGPLVNSADVVRAGTKNPTVCEPGTLDPDKVTGAVVACTSGVTSRFSKSAEVERAGGIGMLLINSTPNALDVDDHLIPSIQIDSQAYNAITDYAGTAGATVKLSEGNSSGAVIPVPQVVGFSSRGPAEADGSDVLKPDLTAPGVGILADFTNLKGEDPAFAFESGTSMSSPHVAGLGALILGAAPKASPSAVKSAMMTSAYNSVNQSGAASEDVFAQGAGHVDPAAFLDPGLIYESGATDWTAFLKGAGYAFTPTNGIEAIDPSDLNQASIAIGSLAGKQTVTRTVTSTGAGTYTASVDGLAGVDAVVSPSTLSFTEAGQKAKYTVSFTTGSAPLTQFATGYLTWASSEHDVRSPIAVRPILLSAPHEMSGTGSTGTGSVTVTPGITGSVPLAASGLAQGVLAQDATAADGHSATLPAGKSLTSTVVVPEGAEFARFDLDSVDSTADLDLTVTSLSTKKVFTSATGSADERVDIADPAPGEYTVRADVYSTAPGSSTSTFDLRSFLITPENGLGSLSTDSAEIDAVQGEPATYAVSWSNLAGPARYLGRVVYDDSGLATLVSVDVTEAVPPAPAPNPAPESENTSGSTMTPTVDLISSPGEPTGSSALGYSAGGLPSTGFDGGLLGAAAVALLGTGAVITVLRRRALARQEAASAE, from the coding sequence TTGCCGATCCACTTCACCCACCGTCCATCCGTCCGCCGCCCCGATAGGCGCATCCTCGCGGGCCTCGCCCTCCTTGGAGTAGCCGCAACGACGGCCTTCGCCAGCACCGGCGCCAGTGCCGTCCCCCTCGCCGGAGGCGCGTCGCTCGTCGGCGGGCTCTCCGTCGGCCAGAGCTTCGATGACGGCGACTACGTCGTCACGCTGGTCGAGCCCTCCGCGGCCACGTACCAGGGCACGGACGCCCGCTTCGCCCGCACCGCGCCCGTCGAGGGCTCGCAGCTGCAGGCCGCCTCAGAACCGGTGGAGGACTACTCTGCCCATCTCGAGCGGCGCCAGCAGGATGTCGCCTCCGCGGTCGACGCCGCCATTGGTTACCACTACACCGTCGCCCTCAACGGGTTCTCGGCGAGCCTCTCCGGCGAGCAGGCGGGCGAGCTCGCGAACCGCCGCGACGTCGCTCAGGTCCGCAAAGTCGAGAATCTGAGGCTCGATGGTGCCGCGCGGACGTCGCCGCTCGCCTCGGCCGCCGCAGGCATCCCTGCGCCCGACACCGGACAGCAGCGCTCGACCGACTTCCTCGGTCTCGAGGGCGAGGACGGCGTCTGGCAGAAGCTCGGCGGCGTCGACAAGGCAGGCGCGGGCGTCGTTGTCGGAGTCATCGACTCCGGCATCGCACCCGAGAACCCCTCCTTCGCGGGCGCGCCTCTAGCGACCTCGCCCGGAGCGGCTCCCTCGACGGACGGAACCACCACCTCGTTCGTGAAGTCGGACGGCGGAACCTTCGTCGGCTCCTGCTCGCCGGGGCTCCCCGCCTCCGAGCAGTGGGACGGCCACGAGTGCAACCAGAAGCTGATCAGCGCCCGCTGGTTCCTCGGAGACGAGAAGGTCGGTTCGAAGGACAATCCCGAGTACCACTCCCCGCGCGACGCCGTAGGACACGGCTCGCACACGGCGAGCACTGCCGCCGGCAACAATGGCGTCGAGGCCAGCGTCGACGGCTACGACTACGGGCGGATCTCCGGCGTCGCGCCGGCCGCCAAGATCGCCGCGTACAAGGCCTGCTGGAACGAAGCCGACAACAGCGGTACCTCCTGCTCCGGAACGGGAATGCTCGCCGCCGTCGACGCCGCGACTAAGGACGGTGTCGACGTCATCAATTTCTCGATCGGCGGCGGCTCGGCCACCACGACTCTGAGCGTTCTCGACGAGGCGTTCCTCAACGCCGCCGCGGCGGGCGTGTTCATCGCGGTCTCGGCCGGCAACTCCGGTTCTGGCGCCTCCACCCTCGACCACGCGTCGCCCTGGTACACCACGGTCGCGGCGTCCTCCATTCCGACGTCTACCGCGACCGCCACCCTCGGTGACGGCCAGAAGTTCGTCGGAGCATCCATCTCGGTTCATAAGGACGTCACCGGTCCGCTGGTCAACAGCGCCGACGTCGTCCGCGCCGGCACCAAGAATCCCACCGTCTGCGAGCCCGGAACGCTCGACCCCGACAAGGTGACGGGCGCGGTGGTCGCCTGCACCAGCGGTGTCACCTCGCGTTTCTCCAAGTCGGCCGAGGTCGAGCGGGCCGGTGGCATCGGCATGCTGCTGATCAATTCGACCCCGAACGCTCTGGACGTCGATGACCATTTGATCCCGAGCATCCAGATCGACTCGCAGGCCTATAACGCCATCACCGACTACGCCGGCACCGCCGGTGCGACGGTGAAGCTCTCCGAGGGCAACTCCTCCGGCGCCGTCATCCCCGTCCCCCAGGTCGTCGGCTTCTCGTCGCGTGGACCCGCGGAGGCGGACGGCTCCGACGTGCTCAAGCCCGACCTCACGGCGCCCGGCGTCGGGATCCTGGCCGACTTCACCAACCTCAAGGGTGAGGACCCTGCCTTCGCGTTCGAGTCGGGCACCTCGATGTCGTCGCCGCACGTCGCCGGGCTGGGCGCGCTGATCCTCGGCGCGGCGCCAAAGGCCTCACCGTCCGCGGTGAAGTCGGCGATGATGACCTCCGCCTACAACAGCGTCAACCAGTCGGGCGCTGCATCCGAGGACGTCTTCGCGCAGGGCGCCGGACACGTCGATCCGGCCGCGTTCCTGGATCCTGGACTGATCTACGAGAGCGGGGCGACGGATTGGACCGCGTTCCTCAAGGGCGCGGGCTACGCGTTCACGCCGACCAACGGGATCGAAGCGATCGACCCGTCCGATCTCAACCAGGCCTCGATCGCGATCGGTTCCCTCGCGGGCAAGCAGACCGTGACCCGCACGGTCACCTCGACCGGCGCGGGCACCTACACCGCCTCGGTCGACGGCCTCGCCGGGGTCGACGCCGTCGTCTCGCCCTCGACCCTCTCCTTCACGGAGGCGGGCCAGAAGGCGAAGTACACGGTGTCCTTCACCACCGGCTCGGCGCCGCTCACCCAGTTCGCCACCGGCTATCTGACCTGGGCGAGTTCGGAGCACGACGTCCGTAGCCCGATCGCGGTGCGCCCGATCCTGCTGAGCGCGCCCCACGAGATGTCCGGCACCGGTTCCACCGGCACCGGCTCGGTGACGGTCACGCCCGGTATCACCGGCTCGGTGCCGCTCGCCGCGAGCGGCCTCGCGCAGGGCGTCCTCGCCCAGGACGCGACCGCCGCCGATGGGCACTCGGCGACCCTCCCCGCGGGGAAGTCGCTGACGAGCACCGTGGTAGTGCCCGAGGGCGCCGAGTTCGCTCGTTTCGACCTCGACTCGGTCGACAGCACGGCCGACCTCGACCTGACCGTCACGAGCCTGAGCACGAAGAAGGTCTTCACGTCGGCGACCGGCTCGGCCGACGAGCGCGTCGACATCGCTGACCCCGCCCCGGGCGAGTACACGGTCCGGGCCGATGTCTACTCGACCGCGCCGGGGTCCTCGACCTCGACGTTCGACCTCCGCAGCTTCCTCATCACTCCGGAGAACGGGCTCGGATCGCTGAGCACCGACTCGGCCGAAATCGACGCGGTCCAGGGCGAGCCGGCCACCTATGCGGTCTCGTGGTCGAACCTGGCGGGCCCGGCCCGCTACCTCGGTCGCGTCGTCTACGACGACTCGGGACTCGCGACGCTCGTGAGCGTCGACGTCACCGAAGCGGTTCCGCCCGCTCCGGCGCCGAACCCGGCTCCGGAGTCCGAGAATACCTCGGGGTCGACCATGACACCGACGGTCGACCTGATCAGCAGTCCAGGGGAGCCCACCGGATCGAGCGCGCTCGGATACAGTGCCGGTGGCCTTCCGTCAACGGGCTTCGACGGTGGTCTCCTCGGAGCCGCTGCCGTCGCCCTCCTCGGTACGGGCGCTGTGATCACTGTCCTCCGACGCCGCGCCCTCGCGCGGCAGGAGGCGGCCTCCGCGGAGTAG
- a CDS encoding bifunctional methylenetetrahydrofolate dehydrogenase/methenyltetrahydrofolate cyclohydrolase: protein MTAQVLDGVATATAVKTEIAERVAALRERGVVPGLGTLLVGEDPASRSYVAGKHRDCAEVGIESIRVDLPATASAEDIRAAIRQLNESSAVTGYIIQLPLPEGIDENSMLELMDPDKDADGLHPTNLGRLVLGVEGELDSPLPCTPNGIVEMLQRYGIPTSGKHVVVVGRGLTVGRPLGLLLTRKGLDATVTLTHSRTIDLAAEVRRADIVVAAVGVPGLITADWVKPGAAVLDVGITRVENPGTGRAKLAGDVAPSVAEVAGWLSPVPGGVGPMTRAMLIHNVVRAAERALR from the coding sequence ATGACGGCACAGGTACTTGACGGCGTCGCGACGGCGACGGCCGTCAAGACGGAGATCGCCGAGCGGGTCGCCGCTCTGCGAGAGCGGGGCGTCGTGCCCGGGCTCGGTACGCTCTTGGTGGGAGAGGACCCGGCCTCGCGCTCGTACGTCGCGGGCAAGCACCGGGACTGCGCGGAGGTGGGGATCGAGTCGATCCGCGTCGACCTTCCCGCGACCGCGTCGGCGGAGGACATCCGCGCGGCGATCCGGCAGCTCAACGAGTCGTCGGCAGTGACCGGATACATCATCCAGCTCCCGCTGCCCGAGGGCATCGACGAGAACTCGATGCTCGAGCTGATGGATCCGGACAAGGACGCCGACGGCCTGCACCCCACCAACCTCGGGCGGCTCGTGCTGGGCGTCGAGGGCGAGCTGGACAGTCCGCTGCCCTGCACGCCCAATGGGATCGTCGAGATGCTGCAGCGCTACGGGATCCCCACCTCGGGCAAGCACGTTGTCGTCGTCGGCCGCGGGCTCACCGTCGGCCGTCCGCTCGGCCTCCTGCTCACGCGGAAGGGGCTGGACGCCACCGTGACACTGACCCACTCCCGCACCATCGACCTCGCCGCGGAGGTGCGCCGCGCCGATATCGTCGTGGCTGCGGTCGGTGTGCCCGGCTTGATCACGGCCGACTGGGTGAAGCCCGGTGCCGCGGTCCTGGATGTGGGTATCACCCGGGTCGAGAACCCTGGGACCGGCCGTGCGAAGCTGGCGGGTGACGTCGCTCCCTCGGTGGCGGAGGTCGCGGGCTGGCTCTCGCCCGTCCCCGGCGGCGTCGGCCCGATGACGCGCGCGATGCTCATCCACAATGTGGTGAGGGCGGCGGAGCGAGCTCTGCGCTGA
- a CDS encoding LLM class flavin-dependent oxidoreductase: MHAFSSDSTVGVLLPRDLPAAEVLDYARRAEELGFDELWVVEDLGFRGGIAQAGAVLAATERIVVGIGILPAAVRTAAFTAMELGTLAELFPGRIHAGIGHGMPHWMRGLGVWPQSPLTLLKEQFDAIRSLLTGEHTARSGRYVRMDDLALESPPAVVPPLLAGVRGPKSLALAGRIADGAVLAEPVTPEYLAVARHHLGDSGRIVAYAVAAVDDDPAAARDAVRPGLEWIGEPDWAPHIEPLPFADDFARLRAASADRTAFVRDLPDTWLDQLAVVGAPEGARRRIAQLHAAGASSVVLMPSGPDPLRAMEQLARAL, translated from the coding sequence ATGCACGCCTTCTCCTCCGACAGCACCGTCGGCGTCCTGCTCCCCCGCGATCTGCCCGCCGCCGAGGTGCTCGACTACGCCCGCCGCGCCGAGGAACTCGGCTTCGACGAGCTGTGGGTGGTCGAGGACCTCGGCTTCCGCGGCGGTATTGCTCAGGCCGGTGCCGTCCTCGCCGCGACCGAACGGATCGTCGTCGGCATCGGCATCCTGCCCGCAGCCGTCCGCACCGCCGCCTTCACCGCGATGGAACTCGGCACCCTCGCCGAGCTGTTCCCCGGCCGGATCCACGCAGGCATCGGTCACGGCATGCCGCACTGGATGCGCGGACTCGGCGTCTGGCCGCAGAGCCCGCTCACTCTGCTCAAGGAGCAATTCGACGCGATCCGCTCGCTACTCACCGGCGAGCACACCGCCCGCTCCGGCCGCTACGTCCGCATGGACGACCTCGCGCTGGAGTCACCACCCGCCGTCGTGCCGCCGCTCCTCGCCGGTGTCCGCGGGCCGAAGTCGCTCGCGCTGGCGGGTCGGATCGCCGACGGGGCCGTCCTGGCCGAGCCCGTCACGCCGGAGTATCTGGCGGTGGCCCGCCACCACCTCGGCGACTCCGGTCGGATCGTCGCCTACGCTGTGGCCGCCGTGGACGACGACCCCGCCGCCGCCCGCGATGCGGTGCGTCCAGGACTGGAGTGGATTGGCGAGCCCGACTGGGCGCCGCACATCGAGCCGCTCCCCTTCGCCGACGACTTCGCCCGGCTTCGCGCCGCCAGCGCCGACCGGACCGCCTTCGTCCGCGACCTGCCCGACACCTGGTTGGACCAGCTGGCCGTCGTGGGAGCACCCGAGGGCGCCCGGCGCCGCATCGCCCAGCTGCATGCTGCGGGAGCGTCGAGCGTAGTACTGATGCCGTCCGGTCCGGATCCGCTGCGCGCAATGGAGCAGCTCGCCCGAGCGCTCTGA
- a CDS encoding YrdB family protein: MNRAGADAAGAETRVGPNAILRFLLEFVALATFAVWGFSSWDLPWSIVVGLGAPVLAALIWALFLSPRAVLGIDVYGRSLIELLVMGAAALAWLDLGHPVVAIAFGIVAVVSGVIAGRRSL, translated from the coding sequence GTGAATCGAGCAGGAGCGGACGCTGCGGGCGCCGAAACGCGAGTCGGGCCGAACGCGATCCTCCGCTTCCTCCTCGAGTTCGTCGCCCTGGCGACGTTCGCCGTCTGGGGCTTTTCCTCGTGGGACCTGCCGTGGAGCATCGTCGTCGGCCTCGGTGCACCCGTGCTCGCCGCGCTGATCTGGGCGCTCTTCCTCTCGCCGCGCGCGGTCCTCGGGATCGACGTCTACGGCCGCTCCCTGATCGAGCTGCTGGTGATGGGAGCCGCCGCGCTGGCGTGGCTGGACCTCGGGCACCCGGTCGTCGCAATTGCGTTCGGCATCGTCGCGGTCGTCTCCGGCGTCATCGCGGGGCGCCGCTCCCTCTGA
- a CDS encoding sigma-70 family RNA polymerase sigma factor: MGLRRGAENVDALGDRELLALVRSGRTDAVSELWRRHSGAGRTVARAWSSSSDPDDLVSEAFLRVLRVVEGGGGPEGAFRPYFFTSIRNVAGSWARRSRREQPFDENDQSLPATGPDPEERALAALERDLSARAFRALPTRWQEVLWYTEVEGLAPAEAAPLLGLRPNAVAALGMRAREGLRAAWIREHVLDSSATGECEWVLERAGAHARGRLPARDRLRLNGHLTECLSCREALAEAEHAGRRLATVLLPLVAGLGGAAAWGAAGGASTSSAASAFGAGALRSGVQASRAGSGAGVVVSVAVVAGLAIAGVAGGAVLLSGGTVQSVVASEEALTQAEDDETGRIPAPESSIAAAPSASTDGQEPEQVASVDVAGGADNTQYRSGAAEADRSDATPPAAAEAEATPSDGSPAAASAPRTGDRAPQEETTAEPAPFGGATATPIASAPSGDPEPIPAPVPAPLAAPVPTPAPAPAPVPVPVPAPAPAPAPAPAPAPAPAPDPAPAPAPDPAPDPVTPLLDHDSIPAPPTPIPAPDAPSTPVPPGTSTMTSPSPTPELPPTIAEPILMLDTDGRLLPDAAGTAGPGAAVLPVDRTTVPVPSGSAAGAPASVDLRAPMLTTPDSASAGEVGVLVLADSDADGVEFPVDGEPVQALALEPPSSPRPPT, encoded by the coding sequence GTGGGTCTTCGACGCGGCGCCGAAAACGTCGACGCTCTCGGCGATCGCGAGCTGCTTGCGCTCGTACGCAGCGGACGCACCGACGCCGTCTCAGAGCTGTGGCGCCGTCACTCCGGAGCCGGACGCACCGTCGCTCGCGCGTGGTCGAGCAGCTCGGACCCCGATGACCTGGTCTCGGAGGCGTTCCTCCGCGTGCTGCGGGTGGTCGAGGGCGGCGGCGGCCCCGAGGGGGCCTTCCGCCCCTACTTCTTCACCTCGATCCGCAACGTCGCCGGCTCCTGGGCCCGCCGGAGCCGGCGCGAGCAACCGTTCGACGAGAACGACCAATCCCTCCCCGCTACCGGCCCGGACCCGGAGGAGCGCGCACTCGCGGCACTAGAGCGCGATCTCAGCGCCCGGGCGTTCCGAGCGCTGCCGACCCGCTGGCAGGAGGTGCTCTGGTACACCGAGGTCGAGGGCCTGGCCCCCGCCGAGGCCGCGCCCCTGCTCGGGCTCCGGCCTAACGCGGTCGCGGCCCTCGGCATGCGCGCGCGGGAGGGCTTGCGGGCGGCCTGGATCCGCGAGCACGTCCTCGACTCCTCCGCGACCGGCGAGTGCGAGTGGGTGCTCGAGCGGGCGGGGGCGCACGCGCGCGGCCGGCTGCCCGCTCGAGACAGGCTGCGCCTGAACGGCCATCTGACCGAGTGCCTTTCCTGCCGAGAGGCGCTGGCCGAGGCCGAGCACGCAGGCCGGCGGCTCGCGACGGTGCTGCTGCCGCTCGTCGCGGGGTTGGGTGGAGCCGCGGCGTGGGGTGCCGCGGGCGGAGCGTCGACGTCGAGCGCGGCCTCGGCTTTCGGCGCCGGTGCGCTGCGGAGCGGCGTCCAGGCGTCACGCGCCGGGAGCGGAGCGGGCGTGGTCGTCAGTGTGGCCGTCGTGGCCGGGCTCGCGATCGCGGGAGTCGCCGGGGGCGCAGTGCTGCTGTCCGGAGGGACCGTGCAGTCGGTCGTCGCATCCGAAGAGGCACTCACGCAGGCGGAGGACGACGAGACGGGACGCATCCCGGCTCCGGAGTCGAGCATCGCGGCCGCGCCGAGCGCGAGCACCGACGGGCAGGAGCCCGAGCAGGTCGCGTCGGTCGATGTGGCCGGAGGGGCGGACAACACGCAGTACCGGAGCGGAGCAGCTGAGGCCGACCGGTCCGACGCTACCCCGCCCGCAGCAGCGGAGGCCGAGGCGACGCCGAGCGACGGTTCCCCTGCGGCAGCGTCGGCTCCGCGCACCGGCGATCGGGCACCGCAGGAGGAGACGACGGCTGAACCCGCTCCGTTCGGCGGAGCGACGGCGACACCCATCGCCTCCGCACCGAGCGGCGATCCGGAACCGATCCCGGCACCCGTGCCCGCACCCCTGGCTGCACCGGTCCCGACACCAGCACCTGCGCCAGCACCAGTCCCAGTCCCAGTCCCAGCACCTGCACCTGCACCTGCACCTGCACCTGCACCTGCACCTGCACCTGCACCAGATCCCGCACCAGCACCAGCACCAGATCCCGCACCCGATCCGGTGACCCCTTTGCTCGACCATGACTCGATCCCAGCACCGCCAACCCCGATTCCGGCTCCGGATGCGCCGAGCACCCCCGTACCGCCGGGCACCTCCACCATGACATCCCCGTCGCCCACCCCGGAACTCCCGCCGACCATCGCCGAGCCCATCCTCATGCTCGACACCGACGGCCGGCTCCTCCCCGACGCCGCGGGAACCGCCGGACCTGGAGCTGCGGTCCTCCCCGTCGACCGCACGACCGTGCCCGTCCCGTCCGGGTCGGCAGCGGGCGCACCGGCGAGCGTCGATCTGCGTGCACCGATGCTCACGACGCCGGACTCGGCGAGCGCCGGCGAGGTCGGCGTGCTCGTCCTCGCCGACTCGGACGCCGACGGAGTGGAGTTCCCGGTCGACGGCGAGCCGGTGCAGGCGCTCGCCCTGGAGCCCCCGTCCTCACCGCGACCGCCGACCTGA
- the purU gene encoding formyltetrahydrofolate deformylase, translating into MQPEPAAPATDRPAPASTPSTGSDGAWATDRSAGNHWTLTFACTDQPGIVHAVSGAVVQARGNITESQQFSSADTGRFFMRLQVESPITREEFAAALLPITEHYGMTWRLDIVGRPLRTLVLASTAAHCLNDLLFRQRAGQLAVDIPLILSNHGSLRDLAEFYGVPFESRPVVSPQTKREFEERVLAVVEEHDVELVVLARYMQILSPELCASLAGRAINIHHSFLPGFKGANPYKQAHARGVKLIGATAHFVTSDLDEGPIIEQNVVRVDHSHSVAQLVAIGQDEESRTLTQAVKWITEDRVLLDGARTIIFR; encoded by the coding sequence ATGCAGCCCGAACCCGCCGCGCCCGCGACTGATCGGCCCGCCCCGGCGAGCACACCCTCGACGGGCAGCGACGGCGCCTGGGCAACCGACCGGTCCGCGGGCAATCACTGGACCCTGACCTTCGCCTGCACCGACCAGCCCGGCATCGTGCACGCCGTATCCGGCGCCGTCGTCCAGGCCCGCGGCAACATCACCGAGAGCCAGCAGTTCTCGAGTGCCGACACCGGCCGCTTCTTCATGCGCCTGCAGGTGGAGTCGCCGATCACCCGCGAGGAGTTCGCCGCGGCGTTGCTGCCGATCACCGAGCACTACGGGATGACCTGGCGCCTCGACATCGTCGGCCGGCCGCTGCGCACCCTCGTGCTGGCCTCCACCGCCGCGCACTGTCTCAACGACCTGCTCTTCCGTCAGCGCGCCGGACAGCTCGCGGTCGACATCCCGCTGATCCTGTCGAATCACGGGAGCTTGCGCGACCTCGCCGAGTTCTACGGCGTGCCGTTCGAGTCCCGCCCCGTCGTCTCGCCGCAGACTAAGCGCGAGTTCGAGGAGCGCGTGCTCGCGGTCGTCGAGGAGCACGACGTGGAGCTCGTGGTCCTGGCGCGCTACATGCAGATCCTCTCGCCCGAGCTCTGCGCCAGCCTCGCCGGCCGCGCCATCAACATCCATCACTCGTTCCTGCCGGGCTTCAAGGGCGCCAATCCCTACAAGCAGGCGCACGCCCGCGGAGTCAAGCTGATCGGTGCGACAGCCCACTTCGTCACCAGCGACCTCGACGAGGGACCGATCATCGAGCAGAACGTCGTGCGGGTGGACCACTCGCACTCGGTGGCGCAGCTCGTCGCGATCGGCCAGGACGAGGAGAGTCGCACGCTCACGCAGGCGGTGAAGTGGATTACGGAGGACCGGGTGCTCCTTGACGGCGCCCGCACCATCATCTTCCGCTGA
- the glyA gene encoding serine hydroxymethyltransferase: MSSSPSSAHPGVAALFDAPVSVVDPEIAIVLQQELDRQRSYLEMIASENFVPRAILESQGSVLTNKYAEGYPGRRYYGGCEFVDVAEQLAIDRAKALFGAEFANVQPHSGASANAAALAALVQPGDTILGLELAHGGHLTHGMKLNFSGKLYNATAYGVDPTSFRIDMDAVREKALEVRPQVLIAGWSAYPRQLDFEAFRAIADEVGAKLWVDMAHFAGLVAAGLHPSPVPFADVVTTTVHKTLAGPRSGLILAKQEYAKKVNSAVFPGQQGGPLMHVIAAKATAFKLAGEAEFADRQARTIRGAQILAERLTAADSKAEGIDVLTGGTDVHLVLADLRDSPLDGKQAEDRLHEVGITVNRNAVPFDPRPPMVTSGLRIGTPALATRGFGDTEFTEVADVIAEALKPSADLEALRDRVARLTDDFPLYPGL; the protein is encoded by the coding sequence GTGTCCTCATCCCCTTCCTCCGCGCACCCCGGCGTCGCCGCCTTGTTCGACGCGCCCGTCTCGGTGGTCGACCCCGAGATCGCCATCGTGCTTCAGCAGGAGCTCGATCGCCAGCGCAGCTACCTCGAGATGATCGCGAGCGAGAACTTCGTTCCGCGAGCGATCCTCGAATCTCAGGGCTCCGTCTTGACCAATAAGTACGCCGAGGGCTACCCCGGTCGTCGTTACTACGGCGGTTGCGAGTTCGTCGATGTCGCCGAGCAGCTCGCGATCGACCGGGCCAAAGCGCTCTTCGGCGCCGAGTTCGCCAACGTCCAGCCCCACTCCGGCGCGTCCGCCAACGCGGCGGCACTCGCCGCTCTGGTGCAGCCCGGCGACACCATCCTCGGCCTCGAGCTGGCCCACGGCGGACACCTGACCCACGGCATGAAGCTCAACTTCTCGGGCAAGCTCTACAACGCGACCGCGTACGGCGTCGACCCGACGAGCTTCCGGATCGACATGGACGCTGTTCGCGAGAAGGCCCTGGAGGTCCGCCCGCAGGTGCTCATCGCTGGCTGGTCCGCCTACCCGCGCCAGCTCGACTTCGAGGCGTTCCGCGCCATCGCGGACGAGGTAGGCGCGAAGCTCTGGGTTGATATGGCCCACTTCGCCGGCCTGGTGGCCGCCGGCCTGCACCCCTCCCCGGTGCCCTTCGCCGACGTCGTGACGACCACCGTCCACAAGACGCTGGCGGGCCCGCGCTCAGGCCTCATCCTTGCCAAGCAGGAGTACGCCAAGAAGGTGAACTCGGCCGTGTTCCCTGGTCAGCAGGGCGGTCCGCTGATGCATGTGATCGCAGCGAAGGCGACTGCGTTCAAGCTCGCCGGCGAAGCCGAGTTCGCCGACCGCCAGGCGCGTACCATCCGCGGTGCGCAGATCCTCGCCGAGCGCCTCACCGCCGCCGACTCGAAGGCCGAGGGCATCGACGTGCTCACCGGAGGCACCGACGTGCACCTCGTGCTCGCCGACCTGCGCGACTCGCCCCTGGACGGCAAGCAGGCCGAGGACCGCCTGCACGAGGTCGGCATCACGGTCAACCGCAATGCCGTCCCCTTCGATCCGCGCCCGCCGATGGTCACCTCGGGTCTGCGCATCGGCACCCCGGCGCTCGCGACCCGCGGCTTCGGCGACACCGAATTCACCGAGGTCGCCGACGTCATCGCCGAGGCGCTGAAGCCCTCGGCCGATCTCGAGGCGCTGCGCGATCGTGTCGCCCGCCTCACCGACGACTTCCCGCTCTACCCCGGGCTGTAG
- a CDS encoding Hsp20/alpha crystallin family protein codes for MAVTYDPARELDRLAAAVLGSGQGPRRMPIDLYRDGDHYVLTADLPGIDPGSVDVDVDGQLLTIRAQRTVTSSDDLTWITRERQSATFVRQLSLGQGVDTERIAASYDNGVLAVTIPVSEKARPRRIEVVSNARPEQVRIGEASAE; via the coding sequence ATGGCTGTCACCTACGATCCCGCCCGCGAACTCGATCGTCTCGCCGCCGCTGTCCTCGGTTCCGGCCAGGGGCCACGCCGGATGCCGATCGACCTCTACCGCGACGGCGACCACTACGTCCTCACCGCCGACCTGCCCGGAATCGACCCGGGATCGGTCGATGTCGATGTCGACGGTCAACTCCTCACCATCCGCGCCCAGCGCACCGTCACAAGCAGTGACGATCTGACCTGGATCACGCGGGAGCGCCAGTCGGCGACTTTCGTCCGTCAGCTGAGCCTCGGCCAGGGCGTGGATACCGAGCGGATCGCGGCGTCCTACGACAACGGCGTGCTCGCGGTGACGATCCCCGTCAGCGAGAAAGCCCGTCCGCGCCGCATCGAGGTCGTCTCGAATGCCCGGCCTGAACAGGTGCGGATCGGTGAGGCGAGCGCCGAGTAG